The following are encoded together in the Rhizoctonia solani chromosome 10, complete sequence genome:
- a CDS encoding Retrotransposable element Tf2 protein, with translation MATRSRPPSQARSPVDQGQLGPNFPPASPELGKVSLERVIHLLWGLQSQVDRIKRTLLEQNKINQEVCTNVENISQAVDVVKDGLAQLQLPRGPNTPEDQKPPAVEETPRAAPKAKPIGKAQPFLGAPAPIISTGAPRRNPLSLFNPYPSLSFPSGPAPTAPTAPPAAPQVTPALPPAPSTVKVDHPDAFKGKIGSEAKQWLTCMLAWVRLNQRQFPSDLEVLSFLLMNMTEAAGAWAHPHLDQLGSHRALIQTVDEFKVEFLAAFGNPDATRAAERKITSLTQTGTCAKYITKLCTLQMELDWNDAALCGQFAQGLHWEVQKQIATRERQPHTLRELQDAALIIDNALREERASHPQQGNKSGKSSTTPNRGASTGQQATRTSPLSSDPNYVLEDKRNCCRAEGLCVKCGKAGHKFAKCRTGWKATPKEDKGKAKETAKIGKDSKYQLGKGNQPLFTIPIKPEKKAESLEVLIDSGATSSFMHHQTAESLRLPLIDLPSPRTVTMLDGSSPQAGKIWKKAVLTFSLDGKHMTKTFLICNTGSHAAILGLKWLDAHNPDIDWNQQTLSFPHAPPEHVAIAKEEEADKKPLEGVFGEEEFNKLPPHRHYNIGIKLTEEGPLNSPLYSMTDAKSATLKDWLRDELKAGKIRPSKSSISSPVMFVPKKDGSRRLVVDYRCLNNRTRKNVYPLPRPDDLMAQLRGAKVFTKLDLRWGYNNVQVKEGNKWKTAFRTKYGLYKSLVMTFGLTNAPAAFQHFMNNLFKDLLDVCVIIYLNDILIYSKDDVSHTKHVHKVLKQLMDNQLFCKASKCTFHVTSVEYLGIIVSDKGFSLDKLKIQAVQEWPTPTKVKEVQLFLGFANFLRRFVANFSHMARLLHNLVKKDTPWKWDTKEQEAFQGLKDAITNAPVLCHADPSKPYFLETNASGAALGSILSQRQEDGRLHPLGFLSKSFKGAKQNYDTHNKELLAIIRSFEYWRIFLEGTAHPVTVFTDHRNLEYWKESQTFNPGYNFQIVYRPGKQSGKPDALSQRADHANIPPAAQTMLPDPVFANVAMVTPEKELQRQIEAALDQDKSLEEILQFLQNESKAPPSIKHAFRDYKMEAGLLFYQGRIVVPDVGTLRTDLLCIFHNSPLAGHPGRQRTLELTCQRIRKPKYASIPPQPLELPSRPWQHVSYDMIVDLPKDGNSDSILVIVDSFTKYVILVECSKKLKAPELADLFLRHVWKRYGMPEKTVSDRGRVFNNKFLKALYQRLGIDPHFSLAYHPQSDGQTERVNPTVEHFLQAYSGVNQKDWVKWLPMAEFAYNNAVHSSTGKSPFKALYGWEPSLTPSNVPTDIPEADDLATQMESQWREMEAALWQSKTRMVAGEVGEPLKFKIGEEAWLDAKNVKLKTLSPKLTEQRLGPFKVTKRISNRAYRLELPPTMRIHNVFYMGLLSKVKRDKKRSFENRPPPVTVDGEEEYKVKGITDMEERNGKWFFRVKWKGYGSEENTWEPRENLKNAKKILEKFEKEMKKKALGAAKALRGGAVL, from the exons atggcaacccgctccaggCCGCCCTCTCAAGCCCGCTCCCCTGTCGATCAAGGACAGCTGGGACCCAACtttccgccagcctcccctgagcttggcaaagtcagCCTTGAAAGGGTCATCCACCTCCTTTGGGGACTCCAGTCCCAAGTCGACCGCATCAAGCggaccctcttggaacaaaACAAAATTAATCAAGAGGTTTGCACCAATGTTGAAAACATCTCCCAAGCagtcgatgttgtcaaggatgggcttgcccaactCCAGCTCCCCCGGGGACCCAACACCCCAgaagatcaaaaacctccCGCGGTtgaggaaactcccagggctgcgcccaaagccaagcctattggcaaggctcaacctttccttggggccccagcccccatcatctccacaggggccccCAGGCGCAACCCCTTATCCCTTTTTAATCCCTATCCCTCCTTGTCCTTCCCTTCAGGACCGGCTCCAACAGCCCCAACAGCACCTCCAGCAGCGCCCCAAGTCACTCCGGCGctgcctccagccccctccactgtaaaagtggatcacccagatgcctttaaaggcaagattggctcggaggccaaacaatggctgacttgtatgttggcctgggtccGCCTCAATCAGAGGCAGTTCCCCTCGGACCTGGAGGTCCTAAGCTTCTTGCTCATGAACATGACAGAAGcagctggggcctgggcccacccccacttggaccaactagggtcccaccgCGCGCTCATTCAGACCGTGGATGAGTTCAAAGTTGAATTCCTGGCCGcctttggcaacccagatgcAACCAGAGCAGCGGAGCGGAAGATTACTTCCCTCACTCAGACCGGCACTTGTGCCAAATATATCACTAAGCTCTgcacgctgcaaatggaacttgactggaacgaTGCCGCACTTTGCGGTCAATTTGCGCAAGgactccactgggaggtccaaaAACAAATTGCCACAAGGGAGAGGCAACCCCATACCCTGAGGGAGCTGCAAGATGCTgccctcatcattgacaacgccctccgtgaggagagagccagccacccgcaacagggtaataagtctggcaaATCTTCTACTACCCCCAAccggggggcaagtaccggccagcAGGCCACCAGAACCAGCCCCCTCTCCTCTGATCCCAATTACGTCTTGGAGGACAAGCGCAATTGCTGCCGCGCAGAAGGTCTCTGCGTGAAATGTGGCAAGGCCGggcacaagtttgccaagtgtAGAaccggctggaaggctacccctaaggaggacaaggggaaagccaaggaaaccgccaagattggcaaagactccaagtaccaattgggaaaggg AAATCAACCGTTGTTTactattccaatcaaaccagagaaaaaagcggaatCACTGGAAGTCCTGAtcgactcaggcgccacctcctcaTTCATGCACCACCAaaccgcggaatcactccgcctcccactcattgaccttCCCTCACCCCGCACCGTTAccatgctcgatgggtcgagcccccaggctggcaaaatctggaagaaggcagttcttaccttctcccttgatggcaaacataTGACCAAGACTTTCCTAatctgcaatacagggtctcacgctgccatcttgggattaaAATGGCTAGACGCCCATAACCCGGATattgattggaaccaacAAACCCTTTCCTTCCCCCATGCcccaccagaacacgtggccattgccaaagaagaggaagctgacaaaaaaccccttgaagga gtatttggagaagaagaattcaacaagcttcctcccCACAGGCACTACAACATTGGCATCAaactcacagaagaaggccccctcaactcacccctttacagtatgacagacgccaagtctgccacactcaaggactggctcagggatgagttgaaagctgggaagatccgtcctaGCAAATcctccatcagttcccctgtgatgtttgttcccaaaaaggatggttcccgtcgCTTGGTGGTTGATTACCGTTGCCTCAACAACCGGACAAGAAAAAACGTGTACCCGCTGCCCCGTCcagatgatctcatggcccagctccgtggtgccaaggtcttcaccaagttagacctaagatgggggtacaacaatgtccaagttaaggaaggcaacaaatggaaaaccgcgttccgcaccaagtacggcttATACAAATCCTTagtcatgacatttggcctcaccaacgcccctgccgccttccaacacttcatgaacaatttgttcaaggacctgctagatgtatgcgtcatcatttacctcaatgacatcctgatttactccaaggatgacgtaTCTCACACTAAGCATGTTCACAAGGTCCTGAAACAGTTGATGGataaccagttgttctgcaaagcgtcaaaatgcaccttccacgtcacctctgtggaatacctagggATCATTGTTTCTGATAAAGGGtttagcctggataaactcaaaatccaggcagtacaagaGTGGCCCACACCTACaaaggtcaaggaagtccagtTGTTCTtaggctttgccaacttcctacgccgctttgttgccaattttagccacatggccaggctGCTGCACAACTtggtcaaaaaggacacgccatggaaatgggacacaaaggaacaagaagccttccaagggCTGAAAGACGCAATTACTAATGCCCCTGTCCTTTGCCACGCGGACCCAtccaaaccctacttcctggaaaccaACGCCTCAGGAGCAGCactaggttccatactcagccaacgtcaggaagacggccgcctCCATCCGCTAGGCTTTCTATCCAAGTCATTCaagggtgccaaacagaactatgacacccacaacaaggaactattAGCTATCATacgctcctttgagtattggcgcattttcttggaaggaaccgcTCACCCTGTCACCGTATTCACGgaccaccgcaacctggagtactggaaagagTCCCAAACATTCAACC CagggtataacttccaaattgtttaccgcccaggaaagcagtccGGAAAACCTGATGCCCTCTCACAACGTGCTGATcatgccaacattccacccgccgcccagaccatgctccctgaccctgtatttgccaacgtggCCATGGTAACTCCTGAGAAGGAACtccaacgccagattgaggcTGCCTtggaccaagacaaatccctggaggaaatactacaattcctccaaaatgagtCAAAGGCCCCACCATCAATAAAACATGCCTTTAgggattacaaaatggaggcagGCTTGCTATTTtaccaagggagaattgtGGTACCGGACGTTGGAACATTGAGAACGGACTTACTTTGCAtattccacaacagccctcTAGCTGGCCACCCAGGCAGGCAACGGACCCTAGAACTG ACATGCCAACGGATCcggaaacccaagtacgcatcTATCCCACCTCAACCTCTAGAGctcccatcacgcccgtggcaacatgtatcatacgacatgatagtagacctgcccaAAGACGGAAATAGTGACtctatcctggtcattgtggatagctttACCAAGTACGTGATCCTGGTAGAgtgctccaagaagctcaaagccccggAGTTGGCAGATCTATTCCTGCGccatgtatggaaacgctacggcatgcctgagaagacagtatCAGACCGCGGACGGGTttttaataacaaattcctgaaggccctgtaccaacgcctgggaatagacccccacttctctttggcctaccatcctcaaagtGACGGGCAGACAGAGCGTGTAAACCCCACGGTTGAACACTTCTTACAGGCCtactcaggggtaaaccagaaagactgggtcaagtggttaccaatggcggaatttgcctacaacaacgcagtacatagctcaacaggcaaatctccttttaaggcactatacggttgggaaccttccttgactccaagtaatgtcccaacagacaTCCCTGAGGCAGATGATCTAGCAACCCAAATGGAAtcacaatggcgggaaatggAGGCGGCACTctggcaatcaaagacacgcatggtggccggggaagtaggagaaccactcaagttcaaaattggggaagaagcctggctagacgccaaaaacgtgaagctaaagaccctgagtccaaagctaactgaacaacgcctaggccccttcaaggtAACCAAGAGAATCTCCAACAGAgcataccgcctagaactcccgccaacaatgagaatccacaatgtttTCTACATGGGTCttctgtcaaaagtcaaaagggacaaaaagcgcagCTTTGAGAACCGGCCTCCACCTGTtaccgtggatggagaagaagaatacaaggtcaaagggatcacagacatggaagaaaggaacgggaaatggttttttagggtaaaatggaaaggctacggatcagaggagaatacctgggaaccaagggaaaacctcaagaacgccaaaaaaatcctagaaaaatttgaaaaagaaatgaaaaagaaggcccttggcgctgccaaggcccttagagggggggcagtgttgtag
- a CDS encoding Retrotransposable element Tf2 protein: MFVKKADGSLRLVVDYQKLNKVTHKNVYPLPRQDDLMAKLQHAKIFTKLDLCWGYNNVQIKEGDKWKTAFRTKYGLFEYLVMPFGLTNTPAAFQHFMNDLFRDLINVTVVIYLDNILIFSEKPEDHLAHLFCKLSKCHFHVTTVDYLGIVISPAGFSIDQKKIEAVTSWTTPRTVKQVQAFLGFVNYLCWFIPNFSSVACPLHNLTRKETPWLWGTLEEALFQELKSLVTKSPVLIHSNPNLPYYLEMDASGVAMGAILSQQGPDNHLHPIAYMSKLFLGAEANYDTHNKELLAIIKVLEEWQIFLEATDKPVQVFTDHCNLEYWMQARMFNCRHAQWQVFLSNFNFEIHYCPGKQSGKPDALSRRLDYVDSPPEPEIMLQLEVFANTSEEEVEIVTDICSRLKEDPSLEPIIKFLTEDANNAPLSIRKAYQDYNWEEDLLWYQGKLVVLDSEPIKERLLREFHDSPLAGHPGQQRMLKLISRNYWWPGMKSSAKEWVECCPTCQANRQAHAPVIALKPLEVPLFPFHTISYDFITGFPKSQGHNAILVVIDSFSKFGHFIPTSKKVTAKGLANLFITHIWKLHGLLS; this comes from the exons atgtttgtaaaaaaagcagatggttcccttaggctggttgtggattatcaAAAACTCAACAAggtaacccacaaaaatgtctacccACTTCCAAGacaagatgacctcatggcaaaaCTCCAACACGCCAAGATATTCACCAAGCTTGACCTATGCTGGGGGTATAATAATGTGCAAATCAAGGAGggagacaaatggaaaacggcgttccgcaccaaatatggtttatttgaatacttagtcatgccctttggtcttacCAACACTCCCGCCGCatttcaacactttatgaatgatCTATTCAGGGATCTGATCAATGTAACAGTGGTAATTTACTTAGACAACATtctcatcttctcagaaaaacCAGAAGATCATCTGGCCCAC ttgttctgcaaattgtcaaagtgccacttccacgtcactacggtggattacttgggcattgtcatatcccctgcTGGCTTCTCCATTGACCAGAAAAAGATTGAAGCAGTCACGTCATGGACTACTCCCagaacagtcaaacaggtccaggcctttcTAGGATTTGTAAACTACCTTTGTTGGTTCATTCCAAACTTTAGTTCAGTTGCATGTCCCTTGCACAACCTCACCAGAAAGGAAACTCCCTGGTTGTGGGGAACCTTAGAAGAAGCATTGTTCCAGGAATTAAAGTCCCTTGTAACCAAGTCCCCAGTATTGATCCACTCTAACCCCAACCTACCCTACTACCTTGAAATGGacgcatcaggagtagcaatgggagccatactTAGCCAACAAGGCCCAGACAACCACCTACACCCCATTGCTTATATGTCCAAGTTGTTTTTGGGAGCAGAAGCAAACTATgatacccacaacaaggagcttctgGCCATCATTAAGGTGTTGGAAGAGTGGcagatattcttggaagctACGGACAAACCAGTACAGGTTTTTACAGACCATTGTAACctagaatactggatgcaggcacggatgTTCAATTGCAGACATGCGCAATGGCAAgtcttcctgagcaacttcaactttgagatccattattgcccagggaaacagtcaggaaaaccagacgccctctCCAGGAGATTGGACTATGTGGACTCTCCCCCAGAACCAGAGATCATGTTACAACtggaagtctttgccaatacatcagaagaggaagtgGAGATTGTCACGGATATTTGTTCAAGGCTAAAGGAAGATCCATCCCTTGAGCCTATCATTAaattcctgacagaagatgcCAACAATGCTCCCCTGTCCATACGCAAAGCCTATCAAGACtacaattgggaagaggacctcctgTGGTACCAAGGGAAACTAGTTGTCCTGGATTCTGAACCCATCAAAGAAAGGCTGTtaagggaattccatgactccccattggcaggacacccaggccaacaaaggaTGCTCAAACTTATCAGCCGGAACTATTGGTGGCCTGGAATGAAATCTTCAGCTAAGGAGTGGGTTGAATGCTGTCCCACATGCCAAGCCAACAGACAAGCCCACGCTCCAGTAATAGCCCTGAAGCCACTGGAAGTTCCCCTGTTCCCGTTCCACACAATCTCCTATGATTTTATCACAGGGTTCCCAAAGTCCCAGGGCCACAATGCTATTCTAGTAGtgattgactccttctcaaaatttggccacttcatccccacttccaagaagGTCACTGCAAAGGGGCTAGCCAATCTGTTCATCACCCacatctggaaactccatgggctgctgtcctag